One part of the Oenanthe melanoleuca isolate GR-GAL-2019-014 chromosome 26, OMel1.0, whole genome shotgun sequence genome encodes these proteins:
- the SIKE1 gene encoding suppressor of IKBKE 1 has translation MSCTIDKILTDARTLLERLKEHDTAAESLIDQSAVLHRRVAAMREAGAGCAEQGPGPAAERPDPSRLRPHVVLAQENTQIRDLQQENRELWVSLEEHQDALELIMSKYRKQMLQLLEGRKREEAEPVLKVHQANSGEIESQIDRICEMGEVMRKAAQVDDEQFFKVQEKLAQLELENKELRELLSISRESFEVGRDLPDCEA, from the exons ATGAGCTGCACCATCGATAAGATCCTGACGGACGCGCGGACGCTGCTGGAGCGGCTGAAGGAGCACGACACGGCGGCCGAGTCGCTCATCGACCAGTCGGCCGTGCTGCACCGGCGCGTGGCCGCCATGCGGGAGGCGGGCGCGGGCTGCGCCGAGCAG GGCCCGGGCCCCGCGGCGGAGCGACCCGACCCGTCCCGGCTGCGGCCGCACGTGGTGCTGGCGCAGGAGAACACGCAGATCCGCgacctgcagcaggagaacagGG agctctgggtctCACTGGAGGAGCACCAGGATGCGCTGGAACTCATCATGAGCAAGTACAGGAAGCAGATGTTacagctgctggaagggagAAAACGTGAAGAGGCAGAACCAGTGTTGAAAGTCCATCAGGCTAATTCTGGG GAAATTGAAAGTCAAATAGACAGAATATGTGAGATGGGAGAGGTGATGAGGAAAGCTGCTCAAGTGGATGATGAGCAGTTCTTTAAAGTTCAGGAGAAACTGGCTCAGTTGGAG CTTGAAAACAAAGAGCTGCGTGAGCTGCTGTCCATCAGCAGAGAGTCCTTCGAGGTGGGGAGAGATCTGCCAGACTGTGAAGCTTAG
- the LOC130263733 gene encoding bile acid receptor-like isoform X2 produces MFLFLCPFPFPQVAVSRLISAEWMKQCSWEQSMANTFVTVPDGYGLPEPLQYYDVLPEHINYQLQDPDFQAAQYCQYSAVPVPVPALQPQAAPCPSPFGSYSLEPPYGDGPCVGSSCELSKGPFLAPQGEEGGYQGLKRPRLSHSVRLKGQEELCVVCGDKASGYHYNALTCEGCKGFFRRSITKNAVYRCKSGGHCEMDMYMRRKCQECRLKKCRAVGMLAECLLTEVQCKSKRLRKNFKQKSSFLCNIKLEDEGLNSKQVSSTTRPGKIPEKMELTPGEHQLLDHIVAAHQKYTIPLEEAKKFLQETASPEESFLRLSETAVVHVQVLVDFTKRLPGFESLASEDQIALLKGSTVEAMFLRSAQIYNQKMSECQPSTSESHVRLSDHGTCCHVQNLDKNNIYSMEMCHNKERPTSTTTTGITEEFITALFYFYRTMGELKVTETEYALLVATTVFFSDRPLLRDKRHVEELQEPLLGILYKHSKLQHPRDPQRFARLLGRLTELRSLRHAHAGALRARDPRLAAPLRDLWDLH; encoded by the exons ATGTTTCTGTTCCTTtgccctttcccctttccccaggTTGCTGTTTCAAGGCTGATCTCAGCAGAGTGGATGAAgcagtgcagctgggagcagagcatgGCCAACACGTTTGTCACCGTCCCTGACGGGTACGgcctccctgagcccctccagTACTACG ATGTTTTACCAGAGCACATCAACTACCAGCTGCAGGACCCGGATTTCCAGGCTGCCCAGTACTGCCAGTACTCAGCAGTGCCcgtgccagtgccagccctgcagccccaggctgcgCCGTGCCCGTCCCCGTTCGGCTCCTACAGCCTGGAGCCCCCGTACGGCGACGGGCCCTGCGTCGGCAGCAGCTGCGAGCTCAGCAAGGGCCCCTTCCTGGCTCCCCAGGGCGAGGAGGGCGGGTACCAGGGGCTCAAGAGGCCCAGGCTGAGCCACTCGGTGAGGCtgaaggggcaggaggagctgtgtgtggtgtgtgggGACAAGGCCTCGGGGTACCACTACAATGCACTGACCTGCGAGGGCTGCAAAG GCTTCTTCCGGCGCAGCATCACCAAGAACGCCGTGTACCGCTGCAAGAGCGGGGGGCACTGCGAGATGGACATGTACATGAGGAGGAAGTGCCAGGAGTGCCGCCTCAAgaagtgcagagctgtgggaatgCTGGCGGAAT GTTTGCTGACTGAAGTCCAGTGCAAGTCAAAGCGACTCAGGAAGAATTTCAAGCAGAAGAGCAGTTTCCTTTGCAACATAAAGCTGGAAGATGAGGGACTGAATAGTAAGCAAGTATCATCTACAACAAGACCTGGAAAA atCCCAGAGAAGATGGAACTTACTCCAGGAGAACATCAGCTTCTTGACCACATTGTAGCAGCACACCAAAAATACACAATTCCCCTTGAGGAAGCCAAGAAGTTT CTACAGGAAACTGCAAGTCCTGAAGAAAGTTTTCTCCGCCTGTCTGAGACAGCTGTTGTTCATGTCCAGGTGTTGGTGGATTTCACAAAAAGGCTCCCAG GGTTTGAGAGTTTAGCCAGTGAGGACCAGATTGCTCTGCTGAAAGGGTCCACAGTGGAGGCGATGTTCTTGAGATCAGCCCAAATTTACAACCAAAAAATGAGCGAGTGCCAGCCTTCAACCAGTGAAA GTCATGTAAGACTTTCTGATCACGGGACATGTTGTCACGTTCAAAACCTTGataaaaacaatatttattCCATGGAAATGTGTCATAATAAAGAGAGGCCAACTTCTACTACTACCACAG gCATAACTGAGGAGTTCATCACCGCCCTGTTCTACTTCTACAGAACCATGGGGGAACTCAAAGTGACCGAGACCGAATACGCTCTGCTCGTAGCAACAACAGTGTTCTTTTCAG ACCGCCCGCTGCTGAGGGACAAGCGCCAcgtggaggagctgcaggagccgcTGCTGGGGATCCTGTACAAGCACTCGAAGCTGCAGCACCCGCGGGACCCGCAGCGCTTCGCGCGGCTGCTGGGGCGCCTCACGGAGCTGCGCTCGCTGCGCCACGCCCACGCGGGGGCGCTGCGCGCGCGGGACCCGCGCCTGGCCGCGCCGCTGCGCGACCTCTGGGACCTCCACTAG
- the LOC130263733 gene encoding bile acid receptor-like isoform X1 translates to MFLFLCPFPFPQVAVSRLISAEWMKQCSWEQSMANTFVTVPDGYGLPEPLQYYDVLPEHINYQLQDPDFQAAQYCQYSAVPVPVPALQPQAAPCPSPFGSYSLEPPYGDGPCVGSSCELSKGPFLAPQGEEGGYQGLKRPRLSHSVRLKGQEELCVVCGDKASGYHYNALTCEGCKGFFRRSITKNAVYRCKSGGHCEMDMYMRRKCQECRLKKCRAVGMLAECLLTEVQCKSKRLRKNFKQKSSFLCNIKLEDEGLNSKQVSSTTRPGKQIPEKMELTPGEHQLLDHIVAAHQKYTIPLEEAKKFLQETASPEESFLRLSETAVVHVQVLVDFTKRLPGFESLASEDQIALLKGSTVEAMFLRSAQIYNQKMSECQPSTSESHVRLSDHGTCCHVQNLDKNNIYSMEMCHNKERPTSTTTTGITEEFITALFYFYRTMGELKVTETEYALLVATTVFFSDRPLLRDKRHVEELQEPLLGILYKHSKLQHPRDPQRFARLLGRLTELRSLRHAHAGALRARDPRLAAPLRDLWDLH, encoded by the exons ATGTTTCTGTTCCTTtgccctttcccctttccccaggTTGCTGTTTCAAGGCTGATCTCAGCAGAGTGGATGAAgcagtgcagctgggagcagagcatgGCCAACACGTTTGTCACCGTCCCTGACGGGTACGgcctccctgagcccctccagTACTACG ATGTTTTACCAGAGCACATCAACTACCAGCTGCAGGACCCGGATTTCCAGGCTGCCCAGTACTGCCAGTACTCAGCAGTGCCcgtgccagtgccagccctgcagccccaggctgcgCCGTGCCCGTCCCCGTTCGGCTCCTACAGCCTGGAGCCCCCGTACGGCGACGGGCCCTGCGTCGGCAGCAGCTGCGAGCTCAGCAAGGGCCCCTTCCTGGCTCCCCAGGGCGAGGAGGGCGGGTACCAGGGGCTCAAGAGGCCCAGGCTGAGCCACTCGGTGAGGCtgaaggggcaggaggagctgtgtgtggtgtgtgggGACAAGGCCTCGGGGTACCACTACAATGCACTGACCTGCGAGGGCTGCAAAG GCTTCTTCCGGCGCAGCATCACCAAGAACGCCGTGTACCGCTGCAAGAGCGGGGGGCACTGCGAGATGGACATGTACATGAGGAGGAAGTGCCAGGAGTGCCGCCTCAAgaagtgcagagctgtgggaatgCTGGCGGAAT GTTTGCTGACTGAAGTCCAGTGCAAGTCAAAGCGACTCAGGAAGAATTTCAAGCAGAAGAGCAGTTTCCTTTGCAACATAAAGCTGGAAGATGAGGGACTGAATAGTAAGCAAGTATCATCTACAACAAGACCTGGAAAA cagatCCCAGAGAAGATGGAACTTACTCCAGGAGAACATCAGCTTCTTGACCACATTGTAGCAGCACACCAAAAATACACAATTCCCCTTGAGGAAGCCAAGAAGTTT CTACAGGAAACTGCAAGTCCTGAAGAAAGTTTTCTCCGCCTGTCTGAGACAGCTGTTGTTCATGTCCAGGTGTTGGTGGATTTCACAAAAAGGCTCCCAG GGTTTGAGAGTTTAGCCAGTGAGGACCAGATTGCTCTGCTGAAAGGGTCCACAGTGGAGGCGATGTTCTTGAGATCAGCCCAAATTTACAACCAAAAAATGAGCGAGTGCCAGCCTTCAACCAGTGAAA GTCATGTAAGACTTTCTGATCACGGGACATGTTGTCACGTTCAAAACCTTGataaaaacaatatttattCCATGGAAATGTGTCATAATAAAGAGAGGCCAACTTCTACTACTACCACAG gCATAACTGAGGAGTTCATCACCGCCCTGTTCTACTTCTACAGAACCATGGGGGAACTCAAAGTGACCGAGACCGAATACGCTCTGCTCGTAGCAACAACAGTGTTCTTTTCAG ACCGCCCGCTGCTGAGGGACAAGCGCCAcgtggaggagctgcaggagccgcTGCTGGGGATCCTGTACAAGCACTCGAAGCTGCAGCACCCGCGGGACCCGCAGCGCTTCGCGCGGCTGCTGGGGCGCCTCACGGAGCTGCGCTCGCTGCGCCACGCCCACGCGGGGGCGCTGCGCGCGCGGGACCCGCGCCTGGCCGCGCCGCTGCGCGACCTCTGGGACCTCCACTAG
- the LOC130263733 gene encoding bile acid receptor-like isoform X3, with protein sequence MKQCSWEQSMANTFVTVPDGYGLPEPLQYYDVLPEHINYQLQDPDFQAAQYCQYSAVPVPVPALQPQAAPCPSPFGSYSLEPPYGDGPCVGSSCELSKGPFLAPQGEEGGYQGLKRPRLSHSVRLKGQEELCVVCGDKASGYHYNALTCEGCKGFFRRSITKNAVYRCKSGGHCEMDMYMRRKCQECRLKKCRAVGMLAECLLTEVQCKSKRLRKNFKQKSSFLCNIKLEDEGLNSKQVSSTTRPGKQIPEKMELTPGEHQLLDHIVAAHQKYTIPLEEAKKFLQETASPEESFLRLSETAVVHVQVLVDFTKRLPGFESLASEDQIALLKGSTVEAMFLRSAQIYNQKMSECQPSTSESHVRLSDHGTCCHVQNLDKNNIYSMEMCHNKERPTSTTTTGITEEFITALFYFYRTMGELKVTETEYALLVATTVFFSDRPLLRDKRHVEELQEPLLGILYKHSKLQHPRDPQRFARLLGRLTELRSLRHAHAGALRARDPRLAAPLRDLWDLH encoded by the exons ATGAAgcagtgcagctgggagcagagcatgGCCAACACGTTTGTCACCGTCCCTGACGGGTACGgcctccctgagcccctccagTACTACG ATGTTTTACCAGAGCACATCAACTACCAGCTGCAGGACCCGGATTTCCAGGCTGCCCAGTACTGCCAGTACTCAGCAGTGCCcgtgccagtgccagccctgcagccccaggctgcgCCGTGCCCGTCCCCGTTCGGCTCCTACAGCCTGGAGCCCCCGTACGGCGACGGGCCCTGCGTCGGCAGCAGCTGCGAGCTCAGCAAGGGCCCCTTCCTGGCTCCCCAGGGCGAGGAGGGCGGGTACCAGGGGCTCAAGAGGCCCAGGCTGAGCCACTCGGTGAGGCtgaaggggcaggaggagctgtgtgtggtgtgtgggGACAAGGCCTCGGGGTACCACTACAATGCACTGACCTGCGAGGGCTGCAAAG GCTTCTTCCGGCGCAGCATCACCAAGAACGCCGTGTACCGCTGCAAGAGCGGGGGGCACTGCGAGATGGACATGTACATGAGGAGGAAGTGCCAGGAGTGCCGCCTCAAgaagtgcagagctgtgggaatgCTGGCGGAAT GTTTGCTGACTGAAGTCCAGTGCAAGTCAAAGCGACTCAGGAAGAATTTCAAGCAGAAGAGCAGTTTCCTTTGCAACATAAAGCTGGAAGATGAGGGACTGAATAGTAAGCAAGTATCATCTACAACAAGACCTGGAAAA cagatCCCAGAGAAGATGGAACTTACTCCAGGAGAACATCAGCTTCTTGACCACATTGTAGCAGCACACCAAAAATACACAATTCCCCTTGAGGAAGCCAAGAAGTTT CTACAGGAAACTGCAAGTCCTGAAGAAAGTTTTCTCCGCCTGTCTGAGACAGCTGTTGTTCATGTCCAGGTGTTGGTGGATTTCACAAAAAGGCTCCCAG GGTTTGAGAGTTTAGCCAGTGAGGACCAGATTGCTCTGCTGAAAGGGTCCACAGTGGAGGCGATGTTCTTGAGATCAGCCCAAATTTACAACCAAAAAATGAGCGAGTGCCAGCCTTCAACCAGTGAAA GTCATGTAAGACTTTCTGATCACGGGACATGTTGTCACGTTCAAAACCTTGataaaaacaatatttattCCATGGAAATGTGTCATAATAAAGAGAGGCCAACTTCTACTACTACCACAG gCATAACTGAGGAGTTCATCACCGCCCTGTTCTACTTCTACAGAACCATGGGGGAACTCAAAGTGACCGAGACCGAATACGCTCTGCTCGTAGCAACAACAGTGTTCTTTTCAG ACCGCCCGCTGCTGAGGGACAAGCGCCAcgtggaggagctgcaggagccgcTGCTGGGGATCCTGTACAAGCACTCGAAGCTGCAGCACCCGCGGGACCCGCAGCGCTTCGCGCGGCTGCTGGGGCGCCTCACGGAGCTGCGCTCGCTGCGCCACGCCCACGCGGGGGCGCTGCGCGCGCGGGACCCGCGCCTGGCCGCGCCGCTGCGCGACCTCTGGGACCTCCACTAG
- the LOC130263733 gene encoding bile acid receptor-like isoform X4, translating to MKQCSWEQSMANTFVTVPDGYGLPEPLQYYDVLPEHINYQLQDPDFQAAQYCQYSAVPVPVPALQPQAAPCPSPFGSYSLEPPYGDGPCVGSSCELSKGPFLAPQGEEGGYQGLKRPRLSHSVRLKGQEELCVVCGDKASGYHYNALTCEGCKGFFRRSITKNAVYRCKSGGHCEMDMYMRRKCQECRLKKCRAVGMLAECLLTEVQCKSKRLRKNFKQKSSFLCNIKLEDEGLNSKQVSSTTRPGKIPEKMELTPGEHQLLDHIVAAHQKYTIPLEEAKKFLQETASPEESFLRLSETAVVHVQVLVDFTKRLPGFESLASEDQIALLKGSTVEAMFLRSAQIYNQKMSECQPSTSESHVRLSDHGTCCHVQNLDKNNIYSMEMCHNKERPTSTTTTGITEEFITALFYFYRTMGELKVTETEYALLVATTVFFSDRPLLRDKRHVEELQEPLLGILYKHSKLQHPRDPQRFARLLGRLTELRSLRHAHAGALRARDPRLAAPLRDLWDLH from the exons ATGAAgcagtgcagctgggagcagagcatgGCCAACACGTTTGTCACCGTCCCTGACGGGTACGgcctccctgagcccctccagTACTACG ATGTTTTACCAGAGCACATCAACTACCAGCTGCAGGACCCGGATTTCCAGGCTGCCCAGTACTGCCAGTACTCAGCAGTGCCcgtgccagtgccagccctgcagccccaggctgcgCCGTGCCCGTCCCCGTTCGGCTCCTACAGCCTGGAGCCCCCGTACGGCGACGGGCCCTGCGTCGGCAGCAGCTGCGAGCTCAGCAAGGGCCCCTTCCTGGCTCCCCAGGGCGAGGAGGGCGGGTACCAGGGGCTCAAGAGGCCCAGGCTGAGCCACTCGGTGAGGCtgaaggggcaggaggagctgtgtgtggtgtgtgggGACAAGGCCTCGGGGTACCACTACAATGCACTGACCTGCGAGGGCTGCAAAG GCTTCTTCCGGCGCAGCATCACCAAGAACGCCGTGTACCGCTGCAAGAGCGGGGGGCACTGCGAGATGGACATGTACATGAGGAGGAAGTGCCAGGAGTGCCGCCTCAAgaagtgcagagctgtgggaatgCTGGCGGAAT GTTTGCTGACTGAAGTCCAGTGCAAGTCAAAGCGACTCAGGAAGAATTTCAAGCAGAAGAGCAGTTTCCTTTGCAACATAAAGCTGGAAGATGAGGGACTGAATAGTAAGCAAGTATCATCTACAACAAGACCTGGAAAA atCCCAGAGAAGATGGAACTTACTCCAGGAGAACATCAGCTTCTTGACCACATTGTAGCAGCACACCAAAAATACACAATTCCCCTTGAGGAAGCCAAGAAGTTT CTACAGGAAACTGCAAGTCCTGAAGAAAGTTTTCTCCGCCTGTCTGAGACAGCTGTTGTTCATGTCCAGGTGTTGGTGGATTTCACAAAAAGGCTCCCAG GGTTTGAGAGTTTAGCCAGTGAGGACCAGATTGCTCTGCTGAAAGGGTCCACAGTGGAGGCGATGTTCTTGAGATCAGCCCAAATTTACAACCAAAAAATGAGCGAGTGCCAGCCTTCAACCAGTGAAA GTCATGTAAGACTTTCTGATCACGGGACATGTTGTCACGTTCAAAACCTTGataaaaacaatatttattCCATGGAAATGTGTCATAATAAAGAGAGGCCAACTTCTACTACTACCACAG gCATAACTGAGGAGTTCATCACCGCCCTGTTCTACTTCTACAGAACCATGGGGGAACTCAAAGTGACCGAGACCGAATACGCTCTGCTCGTAGCAACAACAGTGTTCTTTTCAG ACCGCCCGCTGCTGAGGGACAAGCGCCAcgtggaggagctgcaggagccgcTGCTGGGGATCCTGTACAAGCACTCGAAGCTGCAGCACCCGCGGGACCCGCAGCGCTTCGCGCGGCTGCTGGGGCGCCTCACGGAGCTGCGCTCGCTGCGCCACGCCCACGCGGGGGCGCTGCGCGCGCGGGACCCGCGCCTGGCCGCGCCGCTGCGCGACCTCTGGGACCTCCACTAG
- the TSHB gene encoding thyrotropin subunit beta: protein MSPFFVVSLLLGLIFGQTASLCAPSEYTIHVEKRECAYCLAINTTICAGFCMTRDSNGKKLLLKSALSQNVCTYKEMLYRTALIPGCPHHTISYYSYPVALSCKCGKCNTDYSDCVRERLRTNYCTKPQKLCNL, encoded by the exons ATGAGTCCCTTCTTTGTGGTATCTCTCCTCCTTGGGCTGATTTTTGGACAAACAGCATCACTCTGTGCTCCTTCTGAGTACACAATCCATGTGGAGAAAAGGGAATGTGCCTACTGCCTGGCCATCAACACCACCATCTGCGCTGGATTCTGCATGACTCGG GACAGCAATGGCAAGAAGCTGCTCCTCAAGAGTGCTCTGTCCCAGAACGTGTGCACGTACAAAGAGATGCTGTACCGGACAGCGCTGATCCCGGGCTGCCCTCACCACACCATCTCCTACTACTCCTACCCCGTGGCTCTGAGCTGCAAGTGTGGCAAGTGCAACACTGACTACAGTGACTGTGTCCGAGAGAGGCTCAGGACAAACTACTGCACTAAGCCACAGAAACTCTGTAACCTGTAA